A single genomic interval of Helicoverpa armigera isolate CAAS_96S chromosome 13, ASM3070526v1, whole genome shotgun sequence harbors:
- the LOC126054571 gene encoding arrestin domain-containing protein 2-like, whose translation MSPKCQITVNGLREGHLIAGQRVTGTVKFAIYKPTRYDSIDISFVGSGRCRFAVTPEESNTVILTNKEEYVSINKNLFTPVGDQMVEPGDYEYPFEFLLPGDIPSSVKSVPCDIQYNIFVKFSRKGTFISESENELKVPVYGYVKPCSRQPLTFKIEKKLLSFNPNNKITVKGEIDRTCLKPGDRIHLTMTVTNDSNVDISIKSQLVYFNTYISKGASPSKEIEKGSIPGTKETSPTIRANSVLELERTIPILETLYSIQNSKIMVGEFKVKVTVKAPFPHGKAYARVPIVIGWRKEEHESLIQRDLPPSYSEAIRGNN comes from the coding sequence ATGAGTCCTAAGTGTCAGATAACTGTTAACGGCCTAAGAGAAGGGCATTTGATAGCCGGGCAACGTGTGACAGGAACAGTGAAGTTTGCTATTTATAAGCCAACGCGGTACGACAGTATTGATATTTCTTTCGTGGGCAGTGGAAGGTGTCGTTTTGCTGTAACTCCTGAAGAATCTAACACAGTTATACTTACCAACAAGGAAGAGTATGTATCCATCaacaagaatttatttacaCCAGTTGGAGACCAGATGGTGGAGCCTGGAGATTATGAATACCCATTTGAGTTTTTACTGCCAGGTGATATACCATCGTCAGTTAAGTCTGTCCCTTGTGACATACAGTACAACATTTTCGTGAAATTTTCAAGAAAGGGAACTTTTATTTCTGAAAGTGAAAATGAGCTTAAAGTGCCTGTCTATGGATATGTGAAGCCCTGCAGTCGACAGCCATTAACCTTTAAAATCGAGAAAAAACTACTTTCCTTCAATCCAAACAATAAGATCACAGTAAAGGGAGAAATAGACAGAACATGTTTAAAACCAGGTGATCGCATTCATCTGACGATGACGGTGACGAATGACTCAAATGTCGACATTTCTATCAAAAGTCAGCTCGTTTATTTCAACACTTATATATCTAAAGGGGCATCTCCCtctaaagaaattgaaaaaggGAGCATACCAGGGACCAAAGAAACTTCTCCTACTATAAGGGCAAATAGTGTGTTAGAACTAGAAAGAACTATACCAATACTTGAAACGTTATATTCGATACAAAATTCGAAGATAATGGTCGGAGAATTTAAGGTTAAAGTGACGGTTAAAGCACCTTTTCCTCATGGTAAAGCATATGCACGAGTTCCAATAGTGATTGGATGGAGAAAAGAAGAACACGAGAGTCTTATCCAGCGTGATCTGCCACCTTCATATTCAGAAGCTATCAGAGGAAATAATTAG
- the LOC110382385 gene encoding arrestin domain-containing protein 17, translating into MGVLCQILINRTDDGVFRSGQTVTGTLKYSIEKPTRYNSIDISFVGKGRCEWSEGSGKSRTSYSNKEKYFTAQQNLYTPKGDEMLKPGTFEYPFEFIVPYNIPSSFKNSTCTIEYKVIVKFAKRKLFSSGDSFETVIPIRGCVSSSLQEPLLFGLRKTLTSFKSKSKVRVNAEIDKVLVAPGENFNLRLTIFNDSNVSLIVITELLTFFTYVSDCGHKMVESVPIEATKSNSTKIKAGSKTELVCNVPTLTSMYSIQHTKILIGQYKVRVMVKLPFPHVNAAVAIPVEIGEIGNPPQIVVPPDLQNPSTSYSLTEENYRFKHEKIGNDFKNYNEKIKSEYESEKADENEDSDEDGKTYYEQFDLEYTNDEELIKYVEKLKLEYTSEENNNEFEEDDSEIELKDDREKNCDASLK; encoded by the coding sequence ATGGGTGTGCTGTGTCAAATATTAATCAATAGAACAGATGACGGCGTGTTCAGATCTGGACAAACTGTAACAGGAACACTGAAGTATTCTATAGAAAAACCAACGAGATACAATAGTATCGATATTTCGTTTGTAGGCAAAGGCCGTTGCGAATGGAGCGAAGGGAGTGGAAAAAGCAGAACATCCTATagcaacaaagaaaaatattttactgcacAACAGAATTTATACACTCCCAAAGGTGACGAAATGCTGAAACCTGGAACATTTGAATATCCGTTTGAGTTCATAGTGCCATACAATATACCATCGTCCTTTAAGAATTCCACATGTACAATAGAATATAAAGTGATCGTGAAATTTGctaaaagaaaactatttagTTCTGGTGATAGCTTTGAAACTGTGATTCCTATTCGTGGTTGTGTTAGCTCATCACTCCAAGAGCCTTTATTATTTGGGTTAAGAAAAACCCTCACGTCTTTTAAATCAAAGAGTAAAGTAAGAGTGAACGCAGAAATAGACAAAGTTCTAGTTGCCCCGGGAGAGAACTTTAATCTGAGGCTCACGATATTCAACGACTCAAATGTCTCTCTAATCGTCATAACAGAACTCTTGACATTCTTCACCTATGTATCTGATTGTGGACATAAAATGGTTGAGTCGGTGCCTATAGAAGCGACAAAAtcaaattcaacaaaaataaaggcaGGAAGTAAGACAGAACTAGTGTGTAATGTACCAACATTAACGAGTATGTACTCGATACAGCATACAAAGATACTGATAGGACAATATAAGGTGAGAGTTATGGTGAAATTACCATTTCCTCATGTTAATGCTGCAGTAGCGATACCGGTGGAAATTGGAGAGATTGGAAATCCTCCCCAGATTGTTGTTCCTCCAGATCTTCAGAACCCCTCTACTTCCTACAGTCTAACAGAAGAGAATTACAGATTCAAACATGAAAAGATTGGtaacgattttaaaaattacaatgaaaaaataaaatcagaatATGAAAGTGAAAAAGCTGACGAAAATGAAGACAGTGATGAAGACGGTAAAACTTATTATGAGCAATTTGATTTAGAATATACAAATGACGAAGAGTTGataaaatatgttgaaaaattgaaattagaATATACAAGTGAGGAGAACAATAATGAGTTTGAAGAAGATGACAGCGAAATTGAATTGAAAGACGATAGGGAAAAAAATTGTGACGCATCACtgaaatga
- the LOC110383429 gene encoding uncharacterized protein LOC110383429, with amino-acid sequence MGVKCEILMSNAKGVYRPGQSVDGVVKYTVTEPMEVTSVTLSMIGRGLCCWAPLISYVGTLYTGTEDFVNHCSILQQARGNETMFIQPGIYEQPFSFMLPNGIPSSYKDIRCFIAYFIQLKFGKPNTNLWSFSKKFIAEFRVQGDRKPLLQNNITCQLAKNFLMQNKGVNFVANIAKPIVNAGEDIVIALNINNEAEVDILAIKTEIIKYVTYKSDCDHEKKRSKVVNATEIQYGTKKHETRLIVPTTPELQSIYSNIFIKEYKVRVTLKFPFPHTEASLELPVVIVANNNDVDVDLDDQPPPYWQVMNEKKGEGLD; translated from the coding sequence ATGGGAGTGAAATGTGAAATTTTAATGAGCAACGCCAAAGGTGTATACAGACCCGGCCAATCTGTTGATGGTGTAGTGAAATATACTGTAACGGAACCAATGGAAGTCACAAGTGTTACTCTTTCTATGATTGGCAGAGGATTATGCTGTTGGGCACCTCTTATATCTTATGTGGGAACTTTGTACACTGGTACTGAAGATTTTGTGAACCATTGCTCGATTTTACAGCAAGCAAGAGGAAACGAAACTATGTTCATTCAACCAGGAATTTATGAACAGCCGTTCAGTTTCATGTTACCGAACGGAATACCATCTTCTTACAAAGACATCAGATGTTTCATAGCATACTTCATACAACTAAAATTTGGGAAACCTAACACGAATCTTTGGAGTTTTTCCAAGAAGTTTATCGCAGAATTTCGAGTTCAAGGTGATCGGAAACCATtgctacaaaataatattacatgcCAATtagcaaaaaactttttgatgcaAAATAAAGGTGTTAATTTTGTTGCAAATATTGCGAAGCCTATAGTGAACGCCGGGGAAGATATAGTAATcgctttgaatataaataatgaagCAGAGGTAGACATACTTGCAATCAAAACAGAAATTATAAAGTACGTAACTTATAAATCAGACTGCGACCATGAAAAGAAAAGATCTAAAGTTGTCAATGCAACTGAAATTCAATATGGTACTAAAAAACACGAAACTCGACTTATTGTGCCAACCACACCAGAATTGCAGtcaatatattcaaatatttttatcaaagaatATAAAGTTAGAGTGACACTTAAATTCCCTTTTCCCCACACCGAAGCTTCTCTTGAGTTACCAGTAGTTATTGTAGCAAACAATAAtgatgttgatgttgacttaGATGACCAACCACCTCCATATTGGCAagttatgaatgaaaaaaaaggAGAAGGATTAGATTGA
- the LOC110383430 gene encoding uncharacterized protein LOC110383430 has translation MGIFCQINLFKPPDGAFYSGEAVSGMIKYGLDEPMEIDRITVSLKGAGDLKMTERTNKRNRRHTFGASEVYVDTDEVMQEGKIKVPAGSYELLFNFRLPQNVPPSIEYNKHIPRYAVSCKIKYYVRIKFDRPGWFTFAKHFRKEITVASTIKPRLSMEPVMYGQRSTLIQLFKSKPSTVIMKANVLNSVIPNGGKVTIESEIQNDTNISIKTVEIKMMEMYTFKATGHTDVKVYEDVPSCECKTAPIRAGATQNLPVDIVVPLDRVSLDNSKIVSRDYIVRITSVLPLPHRNVVLDIPVQIGDNVQRQEVVDLPPSYWEAMGEVDKDDDESDGEAAGDGKKGGKKEAKP, from the coding sequence ATGGGAATATTTTGCCAAATAAACTTGTTCAAACCACCTGACGGTGCTTTTTATAGTGGGGAAGCCGTTAGTGGTATGATAAAGTATGGGCTCGATGAACCAATGGAAATCGACAGGATCACCGTATCTTTAAAAGGAGCTGGCGATTTGAAGATGACGGAGAggacaaataaaagaaacaggCGACATACATTCGGCGCTAGTGAAGTGTATGTCGACACTGACGAAGTGATGCAAGAAGGCAAAATCAAAGTTCCAGCGGGATCTTACGAACTGCTCTTCAATTTTAGACTACCCCAAAACGTGCCCCCATCGATTGAATACAACAAACACATACCACGATATGCAGTCAGCTGCAAGATAAAGTATTACGTCCGAATAAAATTTGATAGACCTGGCTGGTTCACTTTTGCCAAACATTTCCGTAAGGAGATCACTGTTGCGTCCACCATAAAGCCCAGACTGTCTATGGAACCAGTCATGTATGGACAGAGAAGCACATTAATCCAACTTTTCAAAAGCAAACCGAGCACTGTAATCATGAAAGCAAATGTTCTCAATTCTGTCATACCAAATGGAGGGAAAGTCACAATCGAGTCTGAGATCCAAAATGACACAAATATAAGTATCAAAACTGTTGAGATTAAAATGATGGAAATGTACACTTTTAAAGCAACTGGACATACTGACGTAAAAGTGTATGAAGATGTTCCTAGCTGTGAATGTAAAACTGCACCAATAAGAGCTGGAGCTACTCAAAATCTGCCGGTAGATATCGTTGTACCTTTAGATAGAGTGTCTTTAGATAACTCTAAGATTGTGTCAAGAGATTACATTGTCAGAATTACATCTGTACTGCCGTTGCCTCATAGAAATGTGGTGTTGGATATACCAGTGCAAATAGGGGATAACGTCCAGCGGCAGGAGGTCGTTGATCTTCCTCCGTCCTATTGGGAGGCCATGGGTGAGGTTGACAAGGATGATGACGAAAGTGATGGGGAAGCTGCCGGTGATGGAAAGAAGGGTGGTAAAAAGGAAGCAAAACCTTAA
- the LOC135117714 gene encoding arrestin domain-containing protein 3-like, giving the protein MGVLCQILINRTDDGVFRSGQTVTGTLKYSIEKPTRYNSIDISFVGKGRCRWSEGSRKNRRTYSNQEEYFSAYQNLYTPKGDEMLKPGEFEYPFEFIVPYNIPSSFKDYTCTIEYKVIVKFAKRKLFSSGDTFETEIPICGCVSSSLQEPLLFGLRKTLTSFKSNSKVRVNAEIDKVTVAPGEHFNLRLTIFNDSNVSVMVKTELLTFFTYVSSIGHKKVVMQPIEATKSNSTKIKAGSKTELVCNVPTLTSMYSIQHTKILIGQYKVRVMVKLPFPHVNAAVAIPVEIGEIGNSPQIVVPPDLENPSTSYSLTEKNYKFKHEENDDDFENYNGKIKSEYESEKGDENEESDEDGKTYYEEFDLEYTNDEDLIKYVDKLKLKNTSEENNNEFEDDDTEIELADDREKHYVKLPK; this is encoded by the coding sequence atggGTGTGCTGTGTCAAATATTAATCAATAGAACAGATGACGGCGTGTTCAGATCTGGACAAACTGTAACAGGAACACTGAAGTATTCTATAGAAAAACCAACGAGATACAATAGTATCGATATTTCGTTTGTAGGCAAAGGCCGTTGCCGTTGGAGCGAAGGAAGTCGTAAAAACAGAAGAACCTATAGCAACcaagaagaatatttttctgcATATCAGAATTTATACACTCCCAAAGGTGATGAAATGCTGAAACCTGGAGAATTTGAATATCCATTTGAGTTCATAGTGCCATACAATATACCATCTTCTTTTAAGGATTACACATGTACAATAGAATATAAAGTGATCGTGAAATTTGctaaaagaaaactatttagTTCTGGTGATACCTTTGAAACTGAAATCCCTATTTGTGGTTGTGTTAGCTCATCACTCCAAGAGCCTTTATTATTTGGGTTAAGAAAAACCCTCACGTCTTTTAAATCAAACAGTAAAGTGAGAGTGAATGCAGAAATAGACAAAGTTACAGTTGCCCCGGGAGAGCACTTTAATCTGAGGCTCACGATATTCAACGACTCAAATGTCTCTGTAATGGTCAAAACAGAACTTTTAACATTCTTCACCTATGTATCTAGTATTGGACATAAAAAGGTTGTGATGCAGCCTATAGAAGCAACAAAGtcaaattcaacaaaaataaaggcaGGAAGTAAGACGGAACTAGTATGTAATGTACCAACATTAACGAGTATGTACTCGATACAGCATACAAAGATACTGATAGGACAATATAAGGTGAGAGTTATGGTTAAATTACCATTTCCTCATGTTAATGCTGCAGTGGCGATACCGGTGGAAATTGGAGAGATTGGAAATTCTCCACAGATTGTTGTTCCTCCAGATCTTGAGAACCCCTCTACTTCCTACAGTCTAACAGAAAAGAATTACAAATTCAAACATGAAGAGAATGACgacgattttgaaaattacaatggaaaaataaaatcagaatATGAAAGTGAAAAAGGTGACGAAAACGAAGAAAGTGATGAAGACGGTAAAACTTACTATGAGGAATTCGATTTAGAATATACAAATGACGaagacttaataaaatatgttgataaattgaaattaaaaaatacaagtgAGGAGAACAATAATGAGTTTGAAGACGATGACACTGAAATTGAATTGGCAGACGATAGGGAAAAACATTATGTCAAAttaccgaaatga
- the LOC110382387 gene encoding arrestin domain-containing protein 2: MTPKCQIILNRTRDGHFKAGQYVTGIVKFSIYKPKRYDSIDISFEGRGKCSWTQTDSPDDTIYINNKEEYVSINKNLFTPVGDQMVEPGDYEYPFEFLLPHDIPSSVKTDFCKIHYTIFVRFEKKRTFGAEVKLENEREVPVYGFVEPLTRGPAPFKVEQKLRSFNPNNKITVKGVIDRTFLRPGDIIRLKMMVTNDSNVAISIKSKLVRHNTYISKEKYSTTYVSERSIPGTKETSPLIRPNSVTKLKRIIPLFDTLYSIQNSKIMEGEFEVKVTIKAPFPYGKEYARVPVVIGWTKEEYAALIQRELPPSYSEAISGNN, encoded by the coding sequence ATGACTCCCAAGTGTCAGATAATTCTTAACAGAACAAGAGACGGACATTTTAAAGCCGGACAATATGTGACAGGAATAGTGAAGTTTTCTATATATAAGCCGAAGCGGTACGACAGTATTGACATTTCTTTCGAGGGCCGTGGAAAATGCAGTTGGACTCAAACAGATTCGCCCGATGATACAATTTACATTAACAACAAGGAAGAGTATGTCTCTATCaacaagaatttatttacaCCAGTTGGAGACCAGATGGTTGAACCTGGAGATTATGAATACCCATTTGAGTTTTTACTCCCACACGATATACCATCGTCAGTTAAGACTGACTTTTGTAAGATACACTACACAATTTTCGtgagatttgaaaaaaaaagaacttttggCGCTGAAGTGAAACTTGAAAATGAGCGTGAAGTACCTGTTTATGGATTTGTGGAGCCATTGACTCGCGGGCCAGCTCCCTTCAAAGTCGAGCAAAAGCTACGTTCCTTCAATCCAAACAATAAGATCACAGTAAAAGGAGTGATAGACAGAACATTTTTAAGACCAGGCGATATCATTCGTCTGAAGATGATGGTGACGAATGACTCAAATGTCGCCATTTCTATTAAAAGTAAGCTTGTTCGTCATAACACTTATATATCAAAAGAGAAGTATTCCACTACATACGTTTCAGAAAGGAGTATACCAGGGACCAAAGAAACTTCTCCTCTTATAAGGCCAAATAGTGTGACTAAACTGAAGAGAATTATACCATTATTTGATACGTTATACTCGATACAAAATTCGAAGATAATGGAAGGAGAATTTGAGGTTAAAGTGACGATTAAGGCACCTTTTCCTTATGGTAAGGAGTATGCACGAGTTCCAGTGGTGATTGGATGGACAAAAGAAGAATACGCAGCTCTTATCCAGCGTGAGCTGCCACCTTCATATTCAGAAGCTATCAGCGGaaataattag
- the LOC126054552 gene encoding arrestin domain-containing protein 2, giving the protein MGVLCQILINRTDEGVFRSGQTVTGTLKYSIEKPTRYNSIDISFVGKGRCRWSEGSRKNRRTYSNEEEYFSAHQNLYTPKCDEMLKPGSFEYPFEFIVPYNIPSSFKDYTCTIKYKVIVKFAKRKLFSSGDTFETEIPICGCVSSSLQEPLLFGLRKTLTSFKSNSKVRVNAEIDKVLVAPGENFNLRLTIFNDSNVSVMVKTELLTFFTYVSSIGHKKVVTQPIEATKSNSTKIKAGSKTELVCNVPTLTSLYSIQHTKILIGQYKVRVMVKLPFPHVNAAVAIPVEIGEIGNPPQIVVPPDLENPSTSYSLTEKNYRFKHEENDDDFENYNEKVKSEYESEKGDENEESDEDGKTYYEQFDLEYTNDEELIKYADKLKLEYTSEENNNEFEEDDSEIELNDDGEKNYVKSPK; this is encoded by the coding sequence atgGGTGTGCTGtgtcaaatattaattaatagaacAGACGAAGGCGTGTTCAGATCTGGACAAACTGTAACAGGAACACTGAAGTATTCTATAGAAAAACCAACGAGATACAATAGTATCGATATTTCGTTTGTAGGCAAAGGCCGTTGCCGTTGGAGCGAAGGAAGTCGAAAAAACAGAAGAACCTATAGCAACGAAGAAGAGTATTTTTCAGCACACCAGAATTTATACACTCCCAAATGTGATGAAATGCTGAAACCTGGATCATTTGAATATCCATTTGAGTTCATAGTGCCATACAATATACCATCGTCCTTTAAGGATTACAcatgtacaataaaatataaagtgatCGTGAAATTTGctaaaagaaaactatttagTTCTGGTGATACCTTTGAAACTGAAATCCCTATTTGTGGTTGTGTTAGCTCATCACTCCAAGAGCCTTTATTATTTGGGTTAAGAAAAACCCTCACGTCTTTTAAATCAAACAGTAAAGTGAGAGTGAATGCAGAAATAGACAAAGTTCTAGTTGCCCCGGGAGAGAACTTTAATCTGAGGCTCACGATATTCAACGACTCAAATGTCTCTGTAATGGTCAAAACAGAACTTTTAACATTCTTCACCTATGTATCTAGTATTGGACATAAAAAGGTAGTGACGCAGCCTATAGAAGCAACAAAGtcaaattcaacaaaaataaaggcaGGAAGTAAGACGGAGCTAGTGTGTAATGTACCAACATTAACGAGTTTGTACTCGATACAGCATACAAAGATACTGATAGGACAATATAAGGTGAGAGTTATGGTGAAATTACCATTTCCTCATGTTAATGCTGCAGTGGCGATACCGGTGGAAATTGGAGAGATTGGAAATCCTCCCCAGATTGTTGTTCCTCCAGATCTTGAGAACCCCTCTACTTCCTACAGTCTAACAGAAAAGAATTACAGATTCAAACATGAAGAGAATGACgacgattttgaaaattacaatGAAAAAGTAAAATCAGAATATGAAAGTGAAAAAGGTGACGAAAACGAAGAAAGTGACGAAGACGGTAAAACTTACTATGAGCAATTTGATTTGGAATATACAAATGACGAAGAGTTAATAAAATATGCTGACAAATTGAAATTAGAATATACAAGTGAGGAGAACAATAATGAGTTTGAAGAAGATGACAGTGAAATTGAATTGAATGACGATGGtgaaaaaaattatgtcaaatcgCCGAAATGA
- the LOC135117730 gene encoding arrestin domain-containing protein 4-like has product MSPKCQIILNRTRDGHFKAGQYVTGIVKFSIYKPKRYDSIDISFEGRGKCVWTQTDSPDDTIYINNKEEVVSINKNLFTPVGDEMVEPGDYAYPFEFLLPDDIPSSVKTDFGRIHYKIFVKFEKKRTFGAELKLENEREVPVYGYVDPITRGPAPFKVEHKLRSFNANNKITVKGEIDRTFLRPGDSIRLKMTVKNDSNVAISIKSQLVHQNTYISKAKYNATYVSERSIPGTKETSPPIRANSVTKLERTIPVLDTLYSIQNSKIMEGEFEVKVTIKAPFPYGKEYARVPVVIGWTKEEYAALIQRELPPSYSEAISGNN; this is encoded by the coding sequence ATGAGTCCCAAGTGTCAGATAATTCTTAACAGAACAAGAGACGGACATTTTAAAGCCGGACAATATGTGACAGGAATAGTGAAGTTTTCTATATATAAGCCGAAGCGGTACGACAGTATTGACATTTCTTTCGAGGGCCGTGGAAAATGCGTTTGGACTCAAACAGATTCGCCCGATGATACAATTTACATTAACAACAAGGAAGAGGTTGTCTCCATCaacaagaatttatttacaCCAGTTGGAGACGAGATGGTTGAACCTGGAGATTATGCATACCCATTTGAGTTTTTACTCCCAGACGATATACCATCGTCAGTTAAGACTGACTTTGGTAGGATACACTACAAAATTTTcgtgaaatttgaaaaaaaaagaacttttggCGCTGAACTGAAACTTGAAAATGAGCGTGAAGTACCTGTTTATGGATATGTGGATCCAATAACTCGCGGGCCAGCTCCCTTCAAAGTCGAGCATAAGCTACGTTCCTTCAATGCAAACAATAAGATCACAGTAAAAGGAGAAATAGACAGAACATTTTTAAGACCAGGCGATAGCATTCGTCTGAAGATGACGGTGAAGAATGACTCAAATGTCGCCATTTCTATCAAAAGTCAGCTTGTTCATCAGAACACTTATATATCAAAAGCGAAGTATAACGCTACATACGTTTCAGAAAGGAGTATACCAGGGACCAAAGAAACTTCTCCTCCTATAAGGGCAAATAGTGTGACAAAACTGGAGAGAACTATACCAGTACTTGATACGTTATACTCGATACAAAATTCGAAGATAATGGAAGGAGAATTTGAGGTTAAAGTGACGATTAAGGCACCTTTTCCTTATGGTAAGGAGTATGCACGAGTTCCAGTGGTGATTGGATGGACAAAAGAAGAATACGCAGCTCTTATCCAGCGTGAGCTGCCACCTTCATATTCAGAAGCTATCAGCGGaaataattag